From the genome of Impatiens glandulifera chromosome 9, dImpGla2.1, whole genome shotgun sequence, one region includes:
- the LOC124914079 gene encoding N-alpha-acetyltransferase MAK3: MEPSSEKMNEEEGKITADFEQTEIEYQSYGGEHHLPIIMRLVDEELSEPYSIFTYRYFVYLWPQLTFLAFHKGRCIGTVICKMGEHRNTFRGYIAMLVVLNPYRGRGIATELVTRSIKVMMESGCEEVTLEAEVTNQGALALYSRLGFIRAKRLFRYYLNGVDAFRLKLLFSQPELQPPSEMLAEGNGIQEDQIHSFTPEPAAYAVQQ; this comes from the exons ATGGAGCCCTCATCGGAGAAGATGAACGAAGAAGAGGGGAAAATCACCGCCGATTTTGAGCAGACAGAGATAGAGTACCAGAGCTATGGAGGAGAACATCACCTGCCCATCATTATGCGCCTCGTCGACGAAGAGCTCAGCGAACCTTATTCAATTTTCACTTATCGTTATTTCGTCTACCTTTGGCCTCAACTAACGTTCCTG GCTTTCCATAAGGGTCGGTGTATTGGAACTGTTATATGTAAAATGGGAGAGCATCGCAATACTTTCAGAGGCTACATTGCAATGCTTGTTGTCCTTAATCCTTATCGTGGTCGAGGCATTG CTACAGAACTAGTTACTAGATCGATCAAGGTCATGATGGAATCAGGCTGTGAAGAG GTTACATTGGAAGCAGAAGTTACAAACCAGGGAGCACTTGCATTATATAGCAGGCTTGGTTTTATCAGGGCAAAGAGGCTTTTTCGTTACTACTTGAATGGAGTTGATGCTTTCAGGTTGAAACTATTATTTTCACAACCAGAATTACAGCCCCCATCTGAGATGCTTGCAGAAGGAAATGGAATTCAAGAAGATCAAATTCATAGCTTCACCCCTGAACCAGCAGCTTACGCAGTCCAGCAGTGA